The genomic interval GCGAGCCGGCGCGCCTCACCTGGCATCCGGGCAATGACGCCGTCACCGGCTGGACGGCCGATGGCAAGCGCGTCGTGTTTGCCAGCGGGCGGGCGAGTCACGCGCCGAACGCCGTGCCGCGCTTCTGGACCGTGGCCACCACGGGCGGGTTCGAGCAGCCGATGGCGCTGCCTCGCGCGTTTCAGGGTCAGGTGAGTCCCGACGGCGGGCGCATCGCCTATCGCATGGCGTCGTCCTGGGACGATGAACGGCGCAACTACCGCGGCGGACAGAACAAGCCCATCTGGGTGGTCAACCTCGCGAACTGGGCGACCGATACCATTCCGCGCCCGATCAACTCCAAGGAGATCGAGCCGGTGTGGCTGGGTGATGACGTGTACTTCATTTCGGATCGCGACGGGGTCCAGAACGTCTGGCGCTATGGCTCGCGCTCCAGGCAACTCACGCAAGTCACGAAGTTCCGCGACTTCGACGTGAAGACGCTGGGTTCCGGCGGCGGCGCCGTGGTCTTCGAGCAGGCCGGTCGCATCCACCTGCTCGATCCGGCGTCAGGAACGAGCCGTGCGGTTCCGATCACCGTGACGGGAGACTTTCCCTGGATCATGCCGCAATGGAAGGACGTGACGGCACGCGTCTCCAACCTCGCGCTTTCGCCCACCGGGCGACGTGCGCTGGTCGAGGCGCGCGGCGAGATCTTCACCATCCCCGCCGAGAAGGGCGACGTGCGCAACCTCACGCACACGAGCGGCGCCGCGGAACGCATGCCGACGTGGAGCCCCGATGGGCAGTCGATCGCGTGGTTCTCCGACGTGTCGGGCGAATACCAGCTCGTGGTCGCGTCGCAGGACGGCATGACGTCGCGGTCGATCGCGCTTCCGTCCATGAGCTTCCCGTACTCGCCATCATGGTCGCCCGACTCGAAGAAGCTCCTGTTCACAGACACGCATCTCAGGCTCTGGGTCGTGGACGTTACCTCGGGGACGGCACGCCAGTTCGACGGCGACCCGTTCATGGTACCGGAGCGTTCGATGAATCCGGTGTGGAGCCCCGACTCCCGATGGATTGCGTTCGCCCGACGCTTGCCGACCTACTATCGCGTGATCGTGGTGATGAACGCCGAGACCGGTGAGCAGAAGCAGATCACCGACGGGCTGGCCGATGCCACGTGGCCGGCCTGGGACGCCAACGGCAAGTACCTGTGGTTCCTCGCGAGCACCGACTTTGCGCTGCGCTCGCAGTGGCTCGACATGACAAACTACGAACGGCCGCGCACCAACGCGCTCTACGTCGCGGTGCTCAAGGCCGGCGAGCCGACACCGTTCACGCCGGAGAGTGACGACGAACCGTTGGGCGGCGCCGGCCGTCCACCGACACCAGGCGGTGCCCAGGCAACCGACGCGGCCCAGTCCGCGGCGCCGCGGTCCGTGGCGGTCGCGATCGACTTTGACGGGTTGGCGCGGCGGACCATCGCCGTGCCCGGCATCTCCGCGCGCGACTACGCGCAGCTCAGGGCCGGATCTGCGGGGACCGTCTTCTTCACGGAGAACGTCGCGGCGTCTGGCACGGGCGGCGGTCCCGGAGGGGCACCGCTGCACCGCTACGTGCTGCGCGAGCGTCGCGCCATGACGTTTGCTAACGGCGTACAGCAGTACACCGTCAGCGCCGACGGCCGCAAGCTGCTGTACCGGACCGGTGGACCACAGGCCGCCCTCTACCTCGTGGATGCCGGCGCTCCCTCGGCGCCGGCCGCGAACAGCGGCCGGCTCAACGCGACGCTCCGCATGTGGTGGGATGGCAAGGCGGAGTTTGCGCAGATCTTCGAGGAAGCGCGCCGCAAGGTGCGGGACTACTTCTATGTGCCGAACCTGCACGGGACTGACTGGCCAAAGGTGGTCGCCCAGTACAAGCCCTTCCTCGCCCACGTGGTGCACCGCGAGGACCTGAACTACCTCCTCGACTGGATGGAGGGCGAGACGGCGGTCGGGCACTCGTACGTACGTGGCGGGGACATGCCCGCCGTTCCTGACGCCAACGGCGGCCTGCTGGGAGCCGACCTCGCTATCGAGAACGGTCGCTATCGCATCACGCGCATCTACGACTCCGAAAGCTGGAACCCGGAGTTGCGCGCCCCGCTGGACGCGCCGGGAATCGACGTCCGTGCGGGAGAGTACCTGCTCGCCGTAAACGGACAGGAGCTCCAGGGTTCGGACAACGTCTATCGGTTGCTCGACGGCACGGCGAACCGACAGACGATCATCACGGTGAATTCGCGCCCGACGCTTGAAGGCGCGCGTCGAGTCACGGTGGTGCCGGTGGCGAACGAGCAGGGACTCCGGACCCGCGCCTGGGTCGAAGGCAACCGGCGGCTCGTCGACTCGCTCTCCGGCGGAAAGCTCGCCTACCTGCATCTCCCCAACACCGGACAGGGGGGCTACGCCTCGTTCAACCGCTACTACTTCGCGCAACAGGACAAGCTTGGCGCCGTCGTGGACGAACGATACAACGGCGGTGGCTCCGCGGCCGACTACATCATCGAACTCCTGAGCCGCGACTTTGACGGATACTTCAACAACCCGGTGGGGGATCGGCGGCCCTTTACGTCGCCCTCGGCCGGGATCTGGGGCCCAAAGGTGATGATCATCAACGAAATGGCCGGCTCTGGCGGCGACCTGATGCCGTACATGTTCCGCCGCCGCAAGATCGGTCCACTCATTGGCACGAGAACCTGGGGCGGCCTCGTGGCCACCTCGGACCAGGCACCTTTTGTCGATGGAGGCGGCCTCGTGGCACCTCGGCTTGGCTTCTTTGATCGCGACGGAAAATGGGCCGTGGAAAACGAAGGCGTCGCGCCAGACATCGAGGTGGAGAACTATCCGCGCGAGGTGATCGCCGGTCGCGATCCTCAGCTCGAGCGAGCAGTCGCCGAAGCGATGAAGCTGCTTCAGGCGAATCCGGTGGTGCTGAGGAAGGAGCCACCCGGGCCCACCTGGGGTCGACGACCCTAGAAGAACGCAGCGGGGCCCGGCAGACGCCGGGCCCCGCCGTGCCTCGGGCGCTGGGCGTTACGGGTTGTTGCTCACTGCCTTCGTCCGCCTGAGCACGTGCTCCGAGAACCACTTGTCCTGTTCCACGTCCAGGTGGAGCCGGTGGACCGGCTCGGTGATGCCGTGTCCTTCGCGCGGATAGCGGAGGAACTCGACCGTCTTTCCGAGCTTCTTGAGCAGCCGATAGTACTCGTCGGCCTGCGGGATGGGCACGCGAGTGTCGTTCTCACCGTGCGTGATCAACAGCGGTGTGGTGACCTTCGTGGCATGCTCGATGGGCGACCACCGCTCGTACGTGGCCTTGGACGCACTCGGCAGGCCGCCGAAGCCGAACTCCAGCAGATTCGGGATATCGGTCTGACCAAAGAACGAGTACCAGTCGGAGATGCCGGCGTGGCCGATCGCGGCCTTGAAGCGCGAGGTCTGCGTGACCGTCCAGAAGGTCATGAACCCGCCGTAGCTGCCACCCATCACAGCGAGCTTTGACGAGTCCGCGACGCCCATCGCGATCACGTGGTCGACGCCCTTCATCAGATCGACGTAGTCCTTGCCGCCCCAGTCGTTCTGATTGGCCGCACCAAACGCCAGCGTGCGCCCGGAGCTGCCGCGTGGATTGCCCTGCAGCACGGCATACCCGCGCGCCGCCCAGATCTGGGCGCCGGCGTTGAAGTTGGCACTGTAGCGTCCAAACGGCCC from Gemmatimonadaceae bacterium carries:
- a CDS encoding PD40 domain-containing protein, which gives rise to MTRHLFIASSALALSLTSPASAQGTLLLRQPTVSARHIAFAYAGNIWVVDRGGGQARRLTSFQGGSSDPRLSPDGQWVAFTGTYAGNADVYVVAVDGGEPARLTWHPGNDAVTGWTADGKRVVFASGRASHAPNAVPRFWTVATTGGFEQPMALPRAFQGQVSPDGGRIAYRMASSWDDERRNYRGGQNKPIWVVNLANWATDTIPRPINSKEIEPVWLGDDVYFISDRDGVQNVWRYGSRSRQLTQVTKFRDFDVKTLGSGGGAVVFEQAGRIHLLDPASGTSRAVPITVTGDFPWIMPQWKDVTARVSNLALSPTGRRALVEARGEIFTIPAEKGDVRNLTHTSGAAERMPTWSPDGQSIAWFSDVSGEYQLVVASQDGMTSRSIALPSMSFPYSPSWSPDSKKLLFTDTHLRLWVVDVTSGTARQFDGDPFMVPERSMNPVWSPDSRWIAFARRLPTYYRVIVVMNAETGEQKQITDGLADATWPAWDANGKYLWFLASTDFALRSQWLDMTNYERPRTNALYVAVLKAGEPTPFTPESDDEPLGGAGRPPTPGGAQATDAAQSAAPRSVAVAIDFDGLARRTIAVPGISARDYAQLRAGSAGTVFFTENVAASGTGGGPGGAPLHRYVLRERRAMTFANGVQQYTVSADGRKLLYRTGGPQAALYLVDAGAPSAPAANSGRLNATLRMWWDGKAEFAQIFEEARRKVRDYFYVPNLHGTDWPKVVAQYKPFLAHVVHREDLNYLLDWMEGETAVGHSYVRGGDMPAVPDANGGLLGADLAIENGRYRITRIYDSESWNPELRAPLDAPGIDVRAGEYLLAVNGQELQGSDNVYRLLDGTANRQTIITVNSRPTLEGARRVTVVPVANEQGLRTRAWVEGNRRLVDSLSGGKLAYLHLPNTGQGGYASFNRYYFAQQDKLGAVVDERYNGGGSAADYIIELLSRDFDGYFNNPVGDRRPFTSPSAGIWGPKVMIINEMAGSGGDLMPYMFRRRKIGPLIGTRTWGGLVATSDQAPFVDGGGLVAPRLGFFDRDGKWAVENEGVAPDIEVENYPREVIAGRDPQLERAVAEAMKLLQANPVVLRKEPPGPTWGRRP